A segment of the Eleutherodactylus coqui strain aEleCoq1 chromosome 6, aEleCoq1.hap1, whole genome shotgun sequence genome:
CAAGGGCTCGACGCTGCTCGTACAacgtggccaacatgtgcaacgtagaattccagcgcgtgggcacatcacacagcagtcggtgcactggcagctggaagtgctgttgcagtgtcctgagggtggcagcatctgtggtggacttcctgaaatgggtgcacacgcgacgcaccttgctgagcaggtcagacaaatgggggtagtttttcagaaagtgctgaaccaccagattgaatacatgggcctggcatggcacgtgtattagtctgccaagctgcagagccaccaccaggtccgcccattatcacacacgaccatgcctggttcaaggttcagcagcgaaagccactgGTCGGTCTTCTCTGTCAAACCCTAcaacagctcttgggtggtgtgcctcttttctcccaagctgagtagttttagcatggcctgctgacgcttccccagggcagtgctgcagcgcctcaagcTAACGACTGCCGGCGGCTTGCTCACacgtggtaattgagaggtggtggaggagaagggggggtgtttggaggaggtggcataatacgatgGAGAAACCTTCACCAAGGTAGGACTCACAATCCTCGGTGtgagtagcacgtgagcggacccagggtcagactcggccccagcctccaccaagttcacccaatgtgccgtcagggaaatgtagtgtccctgcccgccagcacttgtccacgtgtccatggttaagtggaccttcccagtaaccgcgttggtgagggcacagtttatgttgcgcgagacgtgctggtgtagggcgaggacagcacactgggaaaaatagtggcgactagggaccgagtaccgagggaccgccgccgccatcatgttgcggaaagcctccgtttccacaagcctgtacagcagcatctccaggctgagtagttttgcaaaatgcacgtttaaagattgtgcatgcaggtgggtagCCGCATATTTTTGCTTTTGTTCGAATGActgggttagcgacagctgaacactgtgctGGAACACATTAGTGGAGGCAgtagaggaccgtggaggtgagggtgtgggtgcaggctggaagGAGCTCGTGCCAGCATCCTGGGAGGGTGATTGCATCTCTTtgccaggttgtgacactggggaagaggctgtggtgtgacccacaggcggtgaatggccttcattccacctcgtggggtgcttagccatcatatgcctgcgcatgctggtggtggtcaggctggtagtggtggcttcccggctgatcttggtgcggcacaggttgcacaccactgttcgtcggtcgtccacgctctcaataaaaaatctctagaccttcgaacacctgggcctctgcacggaggcttgccacgagggggtgctgtggggaacagttgggggattacttgctctggccctgcctctccccctggccaccccactgcctctttcaacctgttctgctgcagcacttgcctccccttctgaagccctgtcttcagtaggcttagcaagccaggtggggtcagtcacctcatcgtccagcggctcttcctctgactcctcagtcttcttctccctcagacttactgccctaacaacaacctcactgacagataattgtgtctcatcctcatcatccacaaataactcttgagacagtaattcgaagtccccaccctcatcaccctgagtctgtgaaagttccacattttcggcatcggtcacgacaaacttctcacATGGCTGTGGAACCGTTTTTTCAGActtagggcagggacccgagaagagttcttgggtgtatgcctgttcatcataatctctccttttcctggagtgaccaggctggaaggaaggaggagcagcctgaggattcagaggtgcattcccttgggtggcgtgagtggactgcgtggaagaggtgttggataaagtagtggaggcgttatccgctatccacgtcagcacctgatcgcactgctgtgcttttaataatggtctaccacgcggacctgcaaaatgtgacatgaagctggggagtggagatacgCGGCGCTATtccaatccctcagcagcaggcactgttttaccctgcccaggacctcagcctctgcccacaccctcattcggacgcctgcgtccacgtccacgtcctcgacctcgacccttacccctattcttcATCATCAACGTTGAGACCTAGGCCTAAATCGCCACCCACAACACTGGtcgatttgagagactctgagcaaggccagaaaaaattgaaccagtgtatagcgctgagatctaggcctaattcaccgacacagagacttgtagatttgagaaactctgagcaaggccagaataaatttaaccagtgtatagcgctgagaactagggctaattcacagacagagacacttgtagatttgagaaactctgagcaaggccagaaataatgtaaccagtgtatagcgctgagaactagggctaattcacagacagagacacttgtagatttgagaaactctgagcaaggccagaaataatgtaaccagtgtatagcgctgagaactagggctaattcaccgacacagagacttgtagatttgagaaactctgagcaaggccagaaacaatgtaaccagtgtatagcgctgagaactagggctaattcaccgacacagaaacttgtagatttgagaaactctgagcaaggccagaaataATGTAACcattgtatagcgctgagaactagggctaattcaccgacacagagacttgtagatttaagaaattctgagcaaggccagaataAATTTAACCAgtttctcaaatctaccagtctctgtgtgctgtgaattagccctagttctcagcgctatacactggttaaatttattctggccttgctcagagtttctcaaatctacaagtctctgtcggtgaattagccctagttctcagcgttatacactggttaaatttattctggccttgctcagagtctctcaagtctacaagtctctgtggatgGTAAATTACCACAAGGTATCAGCACTTtacagtggtttaattttttctgggactgcatagagcctctcatatgtacaagtctctgtgggtggtgaattagggCTAGGTATCTGcggtatacagtgggttaattactTCTGGCGCAGCTTCTGTTCTGGCCTTCCTCAGAGGTAGATTTGAGACACTCTGAACTGTGCCAGAaataattaacccactgtataccaCAGATACCTAGCCctaattcactgcccacagacttgtagatatgagaggctgtatgtagggccagaaaaaaaaatttaaccagtgtatagcgctgagaactagggctaattcaccgcacacagagactagtAGATTTGAGACACTCTGAGCtgcgccagaaaaaattaacccgctgtatAGCACTGGTAGGTACAGGACGCTGCAAAACAGcaccaacacacgggtatatagcgtacacgAACACATTTGGGCAGAATACAGCccggatgcttgaaaaaaaaaaaaattggtgcactactggtccaaGCCAGCCAAAAaactaatgcacacaatgagaggagtagtcctattaagaaggactgttgggttcttgtagtCAGGATCCCTTCCTGaccgcaacctaatccctacactaacactttccctatctcagcagctctatccctaaactctgccagcatgcgtctgaggcgagcctctGGCGGCAACAGCTTTAATAGTCGGCGGTCACCTCATCCCGCCAACCACTCACTGATGTAGACTTgcacagggctggcacgtcacagcaggaagtagtaaagccttcctcgcatgtttattggctaaaaaatggcgctaaacatgcggggaagggaaatgaaatttcctcgaacaccgcgtggtgctcaacgtgagtagcgagcatctcgagtagcctaatactcgatcgagcatcaagctcggactagtgTGCCCGCTTATCTCTGGTCATATACTGATATGTATAATATTAtatgtgtaatatacagtacatctaTAGTTCAGATTTTGATATTTGTATAATAAATGGTACAACTATAGGTCAGGTACTAATAAGTATGTAATATCCAGTAAATCTACAGCTCAGATAGTGCTATATATACGGATATGTGTATAACATACATTGCATCTGTAGTTCAGATACTgatgtgtgttatatacagtacatctaCATGTCAGTTACTGCTATGTACAATTATATGtgagtaatatacagtatatgtatacgTCAGATACTGCTACATATACTGATGTGTGTTATATACATTACATCTTTAGGTCAGATATTgatgtgtgttatatacagtacatctaCAGGTCAGACGCTGATATGTGGGTAATATACATTTTCACCAATAGTGACTGGAAGGGATTATTTTGCATCACCCTCATTTTTGGAAAAATACTCGGCTGTTCATGTCTACTGCCCACTTTATGCCCCCAAATTGTCCACACTGCTTCTCACATGATCATCACAATTGTAGTAGAGAGAATTCTGCAGCATCCTCAAGCAGAAATTTACTGGAATACGGCATGAAAGAGAAATTAGACATGTTTTATTATATTCACATATAACGCAGCTTACAATCCGTTTCTCAGATGGCAAATTGTGTcacataacatataatattgtaatacCCCTCCCCCCACTATAAACCCTAATATATTCACTTCCATAAACAATCTGTATAACTAATTGTGAGAAGTCACATATGTAAGAGATGGGATATATAGAATCAGTTATTATAACAGCACCTCACCATCACCTGGTGGCCAATCCACATGACAGTACACATAGCTCTACACTGCCCCCCAGTGGCCAATCCACATAACAACACATACAGCTCCACAACTCCACCTGTTGGCCAATCACATAACAGTGCATATAGCTTCACATCTCCACCTAGTGGCTAATCCACATAGCAGTACATACAGCTGCTCATCTGCAACTAGTGTCCGACCCACATGACAGTACATATAGCTCTACGCCTCCACCTGGTGGCCAATCCGCATAacaatacacacagctcctcgCCTCCACTCATTGGCCAATCCATATAACAGTACATGCAGCTCCATAACTCCACCTAGTGGAGAATCTACATAACACTACATACAGCTCCATACCTCCACCCAGTGGCAAATCTACATAATAGTACATACAGCTTCACACCTTCACCTAGTGGACAATCCACATAACAGTACATGCAACTCCACACTTCCATCTAGTGGTCACTCCATGTAACAGTACATGCAGCTTCTCACCTCCACCTAGTGTCGAATCCACATAACAGTGCACACAGCTACTCACCTCCACCTAGTGGTCAATCCACATAACAGTCCACACAGCTACTCACCTCCACCTAGTGGTCAATCCACATAACAGTACATACAGCTCCATATCTCCACTCAATGCAAATCTATATAAGAGTACATACAGCTCCATGACTACACCTAGTGGCTAATCCACATAACAGTACATACAGCTTCACACCTTCACCTGGTGGCTAATCACAAAGCTCCACCTAGTGGCCAATCCACATGACAGTACATGCAGCTCCACACCTCCATCTAGTGGACAATCCAAATGGCAATCTACGTAACAATACATGCAGCGTCTCACCTCTACCTGGTGGCAAATCAACATAACAGTGCACACAGCTGCACACCTCCACCTAGTGACCAATCCACATAACAGTACATACAGCTCCACAACTCCACCTAGTGGCCAATTCATATAACAGCGCACACAGCTTCACACCTCCACCCAGTGGCCAATCCACATAACAGTAGATACAGCTCCTCACCTCTACCTAGTGACAAATCTACATAACAGTATAGACAGCTCCTCAACTCCACCTGGTGGCCAATGCACATGACAATACATGCAGCTCCACATCTCCACCTAGTGGCGAATCTACATAACAGTATAGACAGCTCCTCAACTCCACCTGGTGGCCAATGCACATGACAATACATGCAGCTCCACACCTCCACCTAGTGGCGAATCTACATAACAGTATATACAGCTCCTCACCTCCCCCTAGTGGCCAATCCACATAACACTACAGACAATTCCCCACCTCTACCCAGTGGCCAATCCACATAACAGtccacacagctcagcagacctcAAATTTACCAATTTGTTAAGCTAAATGTGCCAGAACTTGTGTGCATGCTTCGCACCAtggtttttaatgtgttttagacATGTTCTGGCCCTTGCTAGACAAAGGGGTTTGGCTTTGTAGGAAAGAGAGCATGCCATTAATGAAACAAGATTTTGGCACACAGTAGCCAACCAGTAGGGGGTATAATGTGTTAAGTTGCTGCTGATCACCTAACAAAAGTAGCAACCGCAATCACCTAGGGGTGGAGGAGGCAGAGCTTCTCTCCAAGATCCACAACCTAGTCCATGGTTTGCCCCTATGGCAATGGACATGATACTAGGCATGTAAGCCCCCCGAGAGAGCAATGCTCCGCACTGAAGACTTCCAGGTTGTGGGTGTTGCATAGACTATAGTCTTTATCCAGAAGATGGGGTTTCTATGTTCCACGTGGCAGAGGAGCTCTCTGCTGGTGTAGTGTTCCAgaacaatggggcccctccataaccctatgcatgcatttgtctatgtaatgtcagtgtcttctgtgttgcctgattgatgtgtattgcatagctgcagcactgaaagagttaagtgtctggtatgtgagatgactgtctggaaatgtattgttTTATGTTGTGGGTTGATGGTCACCTGAGCATGCTTGATATATTGTggttgcaaggtgtgtgcaagaggCAGTCTGTTCCGGAGAGAATTCAGAGTTCGGTTCTGGATCTGCAAGAGGACGgcacaggcaccttcagcctgtgtggcTCAGAATGGAAGAGGGTGAAAGGAATCTACAGCCTGTCCTGGGcctgctgtacccaggagatgtgaaagtacccctttaatgctaagagagtgagagaatgaggagccgccatgcagcacACCCCATTTTTCCCCaaacgtgagtgttgaccggtacaGAGTGTAAGAGAAGAGAGAGTGTtgccaggacccacagataacaaggactgtggtttctcctgttcacccatgaatctgccgggaccaggacccacagataacaaggactgtggtttctcctgttcacctGTCCCTTTCACACCACTTTGAAGTTTGCACtgtgttttcctgctggcgtgtatttGCAAGTCGTGCCAAGTAAACGAGCTTCATCGACCGTCCCGGTTTGGCTTAGAAAGTTAACTCCCTGTGTGTGGACACTTTATTaccaacaactggattcaccgtggaggatggaacggtggcgtcatgcctGACATAAAGGACTAAGGTGATCCATCATTGGGTTCCCGTGTTTAATAACCTGCCCtcagccccttggacgtgtcaccagTTACCttctgggtgggagacggtatagccaccatgacaaggcccaaattctactgtggcagaagtccgtgatgctattccattgctttcaatggggtcggcactgctgctgccctattgaaagcagtgggttgcaggcaacccccgcagtgatgattttttgggggaagggctttaaatttaagcctttccctgaaaatcatccctagctgtaagaaaacataaaaaaaaaaaataaattatactcacctagaagagccgctCGGCTCTTCTCTCTCCGatacggcagtcttcttctgtgttctggaggccagggattgaaaaatccccgcccctaGAAAGCGCTGgtttcattggctgagcgctcagccaatcacaggcagtgctcagacattgaatgacagctgagcgctgcctgtgattggtcacagcgctcagccaatcacaggcagtcctcggccattcattgaattcatgaatgtctgaacgctgcatgtgattggctgagcgttgtgaccaatcacaggcagtgcttagctgtcattgaatagctgagtgctgcctgtgattagctgagcactcagccaatgagaccagcgctttctgggggtggggatttttcaatccccagcctccagaacacagaagacgactgccgtACCGGAAAGAAGAGCCAggcagctcttctaggtgagtataatttatttttttcttacagctagagaaaatcatcgctgctggggttgcctgcaacccactgcttgcaatggggctgcagcagtgccaatcccattgaaagcaatgggatagcatcacagacttctgtcccaggtgtggcagaagtccgcgatgtactccctatgttttcaatggggctggcgctgctgcctctggccctattgaaaacaatgagtgacaTCGCaaagttttctctgcgctgcgaggctcTCGCATTGCTagaaaaaaatatcgctagtgggtaggcattCTGAAGGTGATCTTTAAAGCGGCCTCCAACAGATAGCGCTAGGACATGACAGTCCATCAGACAGATGCCGGAGCCTTACACCTGATGATGGAGCTCAGTCGGAGGACGTCACTGGAGCACAGACAATGTCTGGGGGAGCCCCACTTTGTCTTTAGAGTTGGTCACTCACTTTGGGGTGCTCAGCAGAATCTCCAGCCAGCAGGGGCAGGAGGTAATTAACTGCCGGGAATAGCAAGTACCCCAGCCTTTGGCAAAGCTGATAcgaacactgtgggggtcactgggcCCATCCCCCATGCTAGAGCACCCTGATAATTTAGCTACTTTTTCGGCATCAAACACTTTGATGGCATAGCCAGACAGAACCTTGTGAACTGCTTGGCCACAGGAGGTGACAGCAGCGAGGGTGGGCGAGTTGATGAAGATGGGGTGCTCACTGTGGTTATATGCCCACACCTCCCCATCCTCGTGACTCAGGACCAGACCCTGGCCAATCTTTTTCCGGGTCCGTCTCACTGTCTGGCTTCGGGGCTCAGAGCCTAGGAGCCCCAGGCAGAATCCGCTGGCCTTGGGCAGGTCATGGAAGACATGGACAGAAGGTTCAGTGACGCTGTAGAGGCGCCCCACACGGGTGCGGTGCTCCCAGTAAGCCAGTTTACACCAGTAAGCATCGTGGATGGAGCCCCCGGAGAGAGTGGTATCTGCAACAACAGGATGTTAGAGTGAGATGAAGATGTGAGAATGTAATCATGCATGTGCTGGACCCCCAAACCTACATCTTAGGAGCCCCTCATCACTGGTGTGTGAAAAGCCTCACACCGTTCACTAGACTGTAAACTCCGTGGGCAGAGCTGACCTACTTTACTGGATAGAACCCAGAGAGCTCCCATGCTGGCCCAGAATGGTGCTGCTAGAGCGTAAGCTCCCAAGACTACATCCTGGGCCACACACATTCCTCATTATGCAGCACCAGAGTATAAGTGCTGCAGCTCAGCCTtcagcttacagcacatcaataGAGGCTGGGACACATGTAACACATGTGCTTTCTGCTTACCATGTGATCTTTGCACATAATAGTGGCCAGACTCCTGCTCTGCATGGGCGGGGCGGGGggcttctctcctcttgtagGTGGAAGAGGCGGAGACTTCTGCTCATGGAAAAAGAAATGTGTTAAAGTAGCGCCATgactctcgcccccccccccctccattatcTCCTCTCCCATGACTTTCCATCCACCCTTTATCTTCCAACCCCTTCCCCAATACTCTCCATCTCCCCATTATTCTCTTTCCCCTCCCGTATTATTCTCCATGCTCTCCCTTAacactctccctctcctcccccctgtaTTTTGTCCCCTCCTTTATTTTTCTCTATCCCTTCCCCAGGATTCTTCTGCCTACTCCCCCATTTTTCAACATCCCTACCTTCAATACTCTCCATCTCCCAAGTATCCTACTGCCTCCCCCCAGTTTTTTTGTTCACACCTCAATATTTTCTGTCCCCCCCAGTATTCTGTCACCTTCCCAGTATTTTCTATCCCCTCCCTAGTATTCTACTGTCCCCCCAGTATTTTTCCTCTCCCCCATAATTCTCTGTCCCCTCCCCCCGTATTATCTGTCTCCTTCCTATTACTCTGTCCCCTCCCATTattctctctcccttccttcctcaACACTCTCTATCTCCTCTCCTATTATTCTCTGTCCCACTCAGTATTCCACTCACCCACAATAATCTGTCCCCTTCCAAGTACTCTGTCTGCTCCCCATTATTCTTCTGTTTCCATCAATATTATTACACCCCCACCATCATTCCCCCTATTATTCCCTGTCACCCCAGTATTCTCTATAGTTTCCCCATTCTTTTCTGTCCCTTCCCCATTATTCTCTGTCCCGAGTATTCTACTATCCATCTGATATTCTGTCCTCTCTCCCATTATTCTCTGTCCCTTCCTCCATTATTCAAAGTCCCCTCCCTCAatactctgtctcctcccctttccTATTATTCTCTGTCTTCTCCCCTTTCCTATTATTCTCAGTCCCGTCCTCAGTATTCTGTCACCTCCCCAGTattcttttttccccctccatCATCCCCCCCCATTATTCTCCTCCACATTATTCTACTGTCCCCCCCCAGTATTCTGtctccgcacgaaaatggagcatggtccagattttttcatgctccattttttttaaaatcacttttattgacgatccgcgggtatttatctacccgcgggtggtcaatgcatccctatggggtgcggatccgcgggcaggagaagagttaaaatccgctgcggattttaattcttcttttgcccgtggacatgaggccttagtcagttcTTGAGGGTTAGGAGGAACACTGATGAGAGATTTGTGGCAAGGAGGATGGAAGAGATGTGTCACAAGTTTGAAGATAGGGGTTTACCCGGTGACCCTTACACAAAATATGATGAGGAAGGCCACGTCTAAAACGAGGGCTGAACTATTGATACCGAGACCAAAACTAGAAAAATCAAAAAGGATTCCCTTTGTGTCCACTTTCAATGGTGATAGTGGCCATATCAGGAATATTTTATATAGACATTGGTCATTATTGACCAGGACCTGTCGGGATATCCCTGATTTTCGTAATGTTCTGGTAATGGCGTATAGATGAGCACGTAATCTGCGTGATACACTTGTGAGTCCGTAATTGAAAATGCTCCATGATGTTGCCACTGCCTTTTACTTTTTGGATCCCTGTTGAAATTAGTTGATCATTGATTTTTGATGATAtgactgttacgatcgtgtgggcaggcaaagcacgggacccaacacgatcatgaccaaaggggatgcacgcaggtatcaccagggtcacgcGGGACTCACactggtttcaggcaactgaccctgtgctacaaggaggaatgagagtggccctacctgagcggggacattgccccaataagggcatcccagcggtcttcggatctgagccctagctgatcctaggagccacgcaccagaacaggatgcattcacatgccacatgacagacccagaatacactgcatacaacatgcaaccactagtaacagataggaagctgaatataaataccaggtattagttgacatgttgtacaagatgttgaaagctagcaggccacttcacggctcctggttatactgctagtccctacactaaccaggagtccagcaaaacCGGAcagcgttcacaccgcacgctgcaacaggacaagacacagattgcaggacacacagcaaactaacacaaaactgacagaatttaaacgtacaaacggacatgaaccaagtcacactgcaaacctcaccagacaagcctTCATGTCTACTCGCCTGAGGGGCcctacagactgaccaggagctgggtttatatgtgagcacagatccaggggattggctagcagacagtaccacacccagccagctcaatcattaaccctgagagtgctgtgctgctggaatcacaatagtacaacatgtctcagcagcacacgtaacaatgaCACTGAGAGGTTGCTCTAATGTATGTGATTCTCTATCTGACTGattatataataaaataattctTGCTTTGATGGCGCgtcagtatctatttttttggatgGAGACTTTTTGATAGAAGTGATTCTGGTAATTGCTTTTATAATCATCGGATTTACTGTATAGGCATATTTGGTCTTGCTCTTGATCCTGATGTATCAGGGGTGACTGATCTAGCGATTTACAGGTGGCGAGTCACTACAATAAATGGGTTAAGAGATCTTCTTcccttatttaaccccttgagtggcacgcccggaaattttcctggacaagctccactgccgatagtgattaTAGCACAGAAGATttacgggctatgtatcactatgggagctgcagagcacaatgccacaagctgtgacattgtgctctgcctgcacagtcccacagagaacaaagcaagggctttgaaagaccagcagaagatattgccaatctgccggcaatctcctgcttctaagtctcctgctttgtttataggttgccatagagaccatcggcttgtcagaagcaagccgatggtctctgtggcagggagagctgttgcttggctgtcagaggacggctaggcaccagctcttacagcagagatcagagaaaacctccgatctctgctgtgttaaccctttacatgcggcagtctatgtgactgcagcatgtaaagggctgtcactgtagcatgtaaagggctgtcaccatcggacccccggaatgtgatcagggggtcctgatgggtccctgtggaagtcccctaaagggacaaaaaaaaaacaaaagtaaaaaaaaaataataaaaacacttgtctccctttactttgtaaaaaatcaaaaatacaatcacacatgtggtatccatgtgtcgcaatgacccagagaaggaagttaatgcattatttaaccccttaatgacatggccactttttttcttttttcccccatttctttttttcctccccccctgtttaaaaaatcacaacttgtcccacaaaaaacaagccctcatatggccatgtcaatggaaaaatgaaaaagttatggctcttgagacgcaactgcaaaattagttgaaattcaatgattagaccattttaaaaaacctgccctgatgggtctgacagggtggtaggaaacctgccactcaaggggttaaat
Coding sequences within it:
- the LOC136633311 gene encoding mothers against decapentaplegic homolog 6-like, which codes for MLPGDRLHLMFRSRRSLIVRQLWKRRYTAPGSRGQGDGTPSSTADLHNVLRPAVYQLFKKLKDEQLWQLLEALDSRGYWDCGCILLPWEVHGSKQVLPPQVLLCRLYRWPDLHSTSELKSLTQCENFWRRSGEGSHVCCNPHHVCRVAAPEVSASSTYKRREAPRPAHAEQESGHYYVQRSHDTTLSGGSIHDAYWCKLAYWEHRTRVGRLYSVTEPSVHVFHDLPKASGFCLGLLGSEPRSQTVRRTRKKIGQGLVLSHEDGEVWAYNHSEHPIFINSPTLAAVTSCGQAVHKVLSGYAIKVFDAEKVAKLSGCSSMGDGPSDPHSVRISFAKGWGTCYSRQLITSCPCWLEILLSTPK